DNA from Eucalyptus grandis isolate ANBG69807.140 chromosome 5, ASM1654582v1, whole genome shotgun sequence:
AAATGCATCAAAATTAATACTTACATTGATTAATACTTACATCTAAATCATACAATGCCTTTTTAAAGTTAGAATTCCCAATAGTACAATGAATAGTAAAACTCCTTAGATCTTTCAACTTTGaagataatttattttgtaGAATGGCTGAACACTTCTTATTCAACTTCACAGTTTCATAATCCTCAAACTTccttttatttggcaaaatatcatctaaaaattttgtatagcTAGGCATTTGCACTAAGGCATCTTCCAAAAGAATGTTAATGTGTAATTTTTTATGtccatcaagaaatttagagaATTGCTTATCTATTTTATGTTGTTGGAGTAGCTGAGAGAATGGAATTGGCAGCACATATGGCTTAGGATTACATGGAAATATTTTGCTCTTGCTTGCCTTCTTTGGTTTTTTATTGACCTCCTTATCTTTTGTCTCTAGAAATCTCTTGTTcgacatcttcttcttccacttgtTTACCACTTCTCAGGATTAtaaccttttccttttcaatgggATTTTTCTGTGTGTTGCCAGGCAAAAACCCTTTTGTCTCCCTAATATCATGTTTGTTAACTGGCCCGCTTGCATCtccaaatttataattgaaacCTCTTGGTTCTGAAATCTTACATCTGTGCTCTTGATAAAGTTTTAAATGGTGTTGGCAATTTTGGTGACTATATCTTCTAGAATGGACTTTGTCTCTTCTGGTTGTTTGAATCATGGTGACGATCTCGTCACATTttgattattccatgaaaaatttgaatgatTGCACAATCCCGAATTGTATGTGTTAGAGAAGAAATTATTCTATGACttgttaaaatttcaaataaggttaGCATTTTCACTAGGTTGTGTAAAAGTATTACCTACTTGACACTTTATGTTAACCTATCCTCcatcacaaaaatcacatatcaaattctgaattttcataGCTGAAATACTTATATTATCTAGCCTTCTGTTGAGTGCTTCAAATTGTGCAACAATTGCAACTAAACCATCCACTTCATGAACTACGCTAGCTTTTCGCATTGGTAGCCTTTCAGTAGACCACTAATAACTATTGGATGTCATTTCCTCTAATAAATTGTAAGCTTCttctggtgttttattattcaaaattctCCCGCAACTGCATCAATCATAGAACGGAGATTTGCATTAGAcccattataaaaagtttgtatCTGCATCCATACAGGTAATCCAtgatgtgggcatctcctaagaaaCTCCTTAAATCTTCGCTATGCTTCATACaatgattcattatccatctacataaaattagtaatatcaaTACGTATTTTTGCAAACTTTGCAAgtggaaagaacttaccaagaaatttttTAGCCATCTCATTCATGTTGTGATCGATCTCGTAAGAAGAGAAGAGAGCCAACCCTTACCTTTGTCTTTAAGGGAGAATCGAAATAATCTTAATCTAATAGCAGCATCTGTAACTTTGTATTTAATTGTGTCACATATCAAGAAAAGCATAGATGTAAGCATTTGGATCATCGCTTGGTAGCCCATTAAATTGCATTGAGTATTAAAGCAATTGTTGGATCTCAAAATCGTTTGCTTGAATTACAAGTCTCCTAATGCTTATTGTGATGCCCCGAACTGCTGGTGTAGCATAACCTCTTAAGAGTCTATGTGGATTTTCATTCTCGCCATCTTCCGTCATCTTCTTAGCgtgatttctctcttcttttagtTGCCTTTTAAATGCACATTCGATTTCGCAAACTTAGAAAGTTCCCTTATTGGCTACATGTCATACGTTGATCTACACCTAGATGAAAAACATGAAAGTTAGATTAAACTTTGAATTATctgatataaatattaattactaTCAAACAAACAATCCCCGACATCGACGCCAAAAatttgttcgtaaaattctaactTTTGAATGAAtgtgtcgaacaagtaatataatataatgatgaaaaaaatatcGTCCCATGgagattgatgattaataaactaattaaatattaaaaatggacTAATTGTCAAATTTATCTaatagatcaaaatataattgagaataaattaaaattgacaatcttataagtaaaaatttgaaactaaatgTAGTAAATCAATCAAGTAAATGTGTTAGAGCATCCAATTTTatcataaccactagatataaATTTCAGATTATTACGCATACAAACACGATATCAAACATATGATAGCAGAATTTCCTattctatttactatcctatctctaggtataacaAACCTACTTaatttattaatccactatatttctatgtgaatttaaataaacataagcACATTAGAATTTGTgaaatattcttattttataatGAATCTTTTGGACTACCTTATTACCGAAAGCTGCACAAATAACATAATATATCTCTATCTACATTTAATTTACTGTTATATATTATAaggagcaattgcatattatcacttctaaATTTTAAACACACACAACAGATCATTCAAATGGTGGCCGGTCACTTAAAATcattaagcacaataatatataccTCACATAAATTATATCacttgcaaaacataaaaattataaaattcatatcatcatggtcaAGCTACATTGTAgccttatcaaaagaaaattagaacataatagaaaaagaaacgaaaatataaattaagcccaacatcttgaatcaaataataagaattttattaccacttttgtcttattttcaaaatacttgaaaaattcCTAGAACAATAGAAAAAcgatctaaaaaataaaaacccatcTATCTCTCTAAGCTCTCAATattctcttatttatattatatattcaaGAATTCTAACGCAAggcaattgcttatttttttcgcataaaattaggaaataaatcatTGAATCTCTGATTTTATATCCATCTTCCAATGCTTCTTATTTGatttcttgaatcaaagaatcttctttttcttctttttgccattcttttccttattttctccatatctcattatgatacataaataaggaaaatttgaataaatagaaagaaattcaaatatattctcACAAATATGACATtatttgttgcctaaaataaaTGGAATGACTATTTTTATAGATTTATTGACCTTATATATTCAACAAACATGTGTTCTTCCTCATATTGGGTTCTTGAGAGAGATAGATCATGGCTAGACCAAGCACGATCTTTTCGTTGAGTTGAGTGATTATGGGAGTGCGCTCGCCAAGTCATTGCTGTACTTTGAGGCTTAGAGGTCAGGCAAACTGCCTCCTAATCAGAGAGTCCAATGGCGTGGCGACTCTGGGCTTCAAGATGGTGGCGATGCCGGagtatgaatttttttattaaattttctgcatttgatttatcttcattttcttaatttttacaTGTTGCAAAAGATGAGAAATTGTTACATATAGAAATTTCATTCAGAGAAAATATTGCCGTCGCAATTTAGGTATACCTAGGAAATCGTAACAATGTGAATGTAAAACATGCACACATTTCCCTATAATTTTGGATGCAAAATCTGTGCATATATCTTTTTACTTGCTTCTTCACATGTTACTAGAATGTTTCAAATTAACCTGATGATTTTTGCTATATGCTAATATTTGAGGATATTTGATATCCTCTTAGGATTATATCCAAGGTgcatttaatctctctttttgaCGAATAGATCGATCTGACCGGATGGCCCTCACGATTTCGATGCTCTCGGGGAGCGTTGTGGAGTTCAGGGACAAGCTGCAAGAGAAGAATGAGCTCTTGAATGCGCTGGACGCCATACAGTGGGGCACAGATTACCTGATCAAAGCCCACCCTCAGCCCAACGTCCTCTACGGCGAAGTTGGCGACGGCGACTCCGACCACGCGTGCTGGCAAAGGCCCGAGGACACGACCACCCCCCGCACCGCCTACAAGATCGACGAGCAGCACCGGGGGGGCCGATCTTGCCGGGGAAACTGCGGCAGCATTCGCAGCGGCTTCCATTGCCTTCGCCCCAGCGGATTCTAACTACTCGGCTCAGCTTCTAGCTCATGCAAGACAGGTCTTCTTCTTAGTTTCCTCATCACAGGGCCAGTTTCCAAGAATCGTGCATGCGCCGCATGCAAGCCTTTAGCTTATTGGCTCCCGCTTTTTTACTCTCAATTTGCGGTTTCGAACATTAGATGTGTCCAATGTTTGACCTTCTTCAATTAGCAACACTGGATACAATCTAAGGACGTTTGCTTCCTTCTAAATTGATCTACTCTTGTCCGATGATTTGGTTGTAACTTTGTTACCTACCaaaaagttattattattaattaattgatgtATTTATTTCCACTATTTTTTGTGTTAAATTATTGCATGCACAGGTCTATGATTTCGCTTCGCTTCATCGCGGTCAATATCAGAATAGCATCCCTGGAGCAAAAAAGTTCTATTCTAGCTCTGGATATGAGGTACTAGGCAAATACTTGTCCCtatatatgttatatataaaCAATTGATTCGATACACATCTTTCAAAATATATAGTATATGCTAATATATTTCGAGATTGGTTCTGTTTAAAATCGTATTATCAAGCATGTAATGGTTAAACTACTGCAATCGCTTGATGACACAGGATGAACTACGGTGGGCAGCTGCATGGCTTTACCGTGCGACCGGGGAAAGACAGTACTTGCTTGCCCTAGTCAAGATCGACACTGGTGGCGTTCGGACCTAGTTCTCCTAGGATGACAAGTTCGTCGGCGCCCAAAATCCTTGTTGCCAAGGTATGTCACAGCTTGTATGTCAGATTGTTTTCGTTAACAAAGTACAATTTGGAGGTCTCAAACTTGAATTTGGATGCACAAGCTATATTTATTCCCATCATTTTGCCAAATGGTTAACTACGTATCAAATGTGCTTTAAAGGAAATttcagaaaagacaaaaagaaacagGACCCATGTTTTGATCTTATGCACGAAATGAAATTTGCAGCTATTGATGGAGGACAAATTCGGGGACTTTTATGCAACGGCAGCCCAATACCAGAAGCAAGCAGAGCAGTTCATATGCAATTGCCTCCAGAAAGGCGACGGCAATTTCCACAAGACCCCTGGTGGACTGCTGTGGCTCCAGCCCTGGAACAATCTCTATTCTCTAGTACACCTCGACTACTGCCTTTGTCTCGGCGGTGTACGCCAAGTACATCgaaaaaatgcaagaaaaagtcGGTTGCCCTGGTGGTCAGACGGAGCCCTCCGAATTGATCGCATTTGCCCGGCCACAGGTACATATGATCACATATATCCTAAGTGAGAATCGGCTTTTGGTTCAGTGTTTTTATTATGACTCTGGCAACATTCATGGACTAATCTAACAAATAGGTATCCGACGAGCGAGTAAATTAGCtgatttctttttcagcatACATTGTTTTAATTATCATTCCCTTTTATTGGTGATCCAATTTAAGGCGGGTTATATTCTCAGAGCGAACCCAAATAACATCAGCTACATGATTGGCTACGGGTCAAGATGTCCGACCCATGTGCACCACATAGGGGCCTCCTTCGTCTCGATGAAGAATGAGTCAGCGCCCGTCTCGTGCAGCCAAGGATACGGCTTGTGGCTTAACGGGGATGCCCCCGACCCGAATGTATTGCGTGGAGCAATCGCCAGGGCCCAGACGGGCAAGACGGGTACACAGACGCAAGGACGAACTATCAGCAGGCGAGCCCGCAACCATTAACACAGCA
Protein-coding regions in this window:
- the LOC104431255 gene encoding endoglucanase 14-like, translated to MQEKVGCPGGQTEPSELIAFARPQAGYILRANPNNISYMIGYGSRCPTHVHHIGASFVSMKNESAPVSCSQGYGLWLNGDAPDPNVLRGAIARAQTGKTGTQTQGRTISRRARNH